Proteins from a genomic interval of Enterococcus faecium:
- a CDS encoding amino acid ABC transporter ATP-binding protein: protein MAEKILVEHLVKKYGDNTVLNDINVSINEGDVVCIIGPSGSGKSTFLRCLNRLEEPSDGEIIIDGAHLMDKSTDINLVRQHIGMVFQHFNLFPHLSILENIILAPMDLKKESREEAEKKAIKLLQTVGLEDKKDMYPEMLSGGQKQRVAIARALAMNPDIMLFDEPTSALDPEMVGDVLNVMKKLAEQGMTMVIVTHEMGFAKEVANRVMFIDDGNFLEDGTPQQIFENPQNERTKDFLNKVLNI from the coding sequence ATGGCAGAAAAAATCTTAGTTGAGCATTTAGTCAAAAAATACGGCGATAACACAGTATTAAACGACATCAATGTATCCATCAACGAAGGAGATGTCGTCTGTATCATTGGCCCTTCAGGTTCAGGAAAAAGTACATTTTTGCGTTGCTTGAATCGTTTAGAAGAACCTTCTGACGGTGAAATTATTATTGACGGCGCCCACTTGATGGATAAAAGCACAGATATCAACTTGGTGAGACAACATATCGGAATGGTATTCCAGCACTTTAACCTATTCCCTCATCTTTCTATTTTGGAAAACATCATTTTAGCACCGATGGACCTGAAGAAAGAATCTAGAGAAGAAGCAGAGAAAAAAGCAATCAAATTACTGCAGACAGTTGGTCTAGAAGATAAAAAAGATATGTATCCTGAAATGCTTTCTGGTGGACAAAAACAGCGTGTGGCTATTGCTCGTGCTCTAGCGATGAACCCTGACATCATGCTTTTTGATGAGCCTACATCTGCACTCGACCCCGAAATGGTCGGTGATGTCTTGAACGTCATGAAAAAGTTAGCAGAACAAGGTATGACGATGGTTATCGTTACGCACGAAATGGGCTTCGCTAAAGAAGTGGCCAATCGTGTCATGTTCATTGACGACGGAAACTTTTTAGAAGACGGAACGCCTCAACAAATCTTTGAAAATCCGCAAAATGAACGGACAAAAGATTTCTTGAATAAAGTATTGAATATTTAA